In Eschrichtius robustus isolate mEscRob2 chromosome 11, mEscRob2.pri, whole genome shotgun sequence, the following proteins share a genomic window:
- the SPINDOC gene encoding spindlin interactor and repressor of chromatin-binding protein isoform X3: MAVKAEGAALDCFEVTLKCEEGEDDEEAMVVAVIPRPEPMLRVAQRAKSPPPRPSLLEAGGDGCEEPRQQVSWEQEFLVGNSPGGSGRALCMVCGAEIRAPSADTARAHILEQHPHTLDLSPSEKSNILEAWSEGVALLQDFRAEQPSPPHSDSGQEVEVDPDSDPDPAEMPAEIVVLLDSEDNPSLPRRSRPRGLRPLELPAAPVPEPVSKKPRGQRWKEPPGEEPVRKKRGRPMTKTLDLDPDPDPGEGEEDPPSPDSPTETFAAPAEVRHFTDGSFPAGFVLQLFSHTQLRASDSKDSPKEGRVAERGLLQPESPSPGYPRAAGGAPGSQPPARLVQASPGHQGCGSR; encoded by the exons ATGGCCGTGAAGGCCGAGGGCGCCGCGCTCGACTGCTTCGAGGTGACGCTCAAATGCGAGGAAGGGGAGGACGACGAGGAGGCCATGGTGGTGGCCGTAATCCCGCGGCCCGAGCCGATGCTCAGAG TGGCCCAGCGGGCGAAGTCCCCACCGCCAAGGCCCAGCCTGCTGGAGGCAGGTGGCGACGGCTGTGAGGAGCCCAGGCAGCAGGTGTCTTGGGAGCAGGAGTTCCTGGTGGGGAACAGCCCGGGAGGCAGCGGGCGGGCGCTGTGCATGGTGTGTGGGGCCGAGATCCGGGCCCCCTCGGCGGACACGGCGCGCGCCCACATCCTGGAGCAGCACCCTCACACCCTGGACCTGAGCCCTTCTGAGAAGAGCAACATCCTGGAGGCCTGGAGTGAGGGGGTGGCCCTTTTGCAAGACTTCAGGGCCGAGCAGCCATCCCCGCCCCATTCAG ACTCAGGCCAGGAGGTCGAAGTGGACCCAGACTCCGACCCGGACCCTGCCGAAATGCCAGCAGAGATTGTCGTTCTCCTCGACTCCGAGGACAACCCCTCCCTCCCTAGAAGGAGCCGGCCCAGGGGACTCCGCCCTCTGGAGCTTCCTG CGGCCCCTGTCCCAGAGCCGGTAAGCAAGAAGCCACGTGGTCAGAGATGGAAGGAGCCCCCTGGGGAGGAGCCGGtcagaaagaaaagaggcagACCCATGACCAAAaccctggacctggacccggacccggacccagGTGAAGGCGAGGAAG ATCCCCCCTCACCCGACTCACCCACCGAGACTTTTGCGGCTCCCGCCGAGGTCCGACACTTCACCGACGGCAGCTTCCCCGCTGGCTTCGTCCTCCAGCTCTTCTCCCACACCCAGCTCAGGGCCTCAGACAGCAAGGACTCGCCCAAAGAGGGGAGAGTGGCAGAAAGAGGCCTTCTCCAGCCGGAAAGCCCCTCCCCAG